One genomic window of Elaeis guineensis isolate ETL-2024a chromosome 2, EG11, whole genome shotgun sequence includes the following:
- the LOC140855377 gene encoding endoglucanase-like translates to MPEPEKHCRPQLSGGARQRYKATKDVQFLTFVSNNQNWSDVVPELSWDNKFVGAQAVLAKEYLAGKKDLARYKTHADGFVNFTDARKWHREDPNSTRYQILLLQLGQKLDFTCAFLCRLNQRQTTNAVMVLFYYSNLIDSAGIGVVQCSSANFSAAQIRAFAKSQVDYTPDNSPLGYSYLVGYGTKYPQRIHHRGASTPSIKVHPAKVECGEGFADFFNTHEPNTNIHTGAIVGGPNSLHNGFKSKAIVQENQKRRITA, encoded by the exons ATGCCCGAACCGGAGAAGCATTGCCGCCCCCAGCTGAGTGGCGGCGCTCGTCAAA GATATAAAGCAACTAAAGACGTCCAATTTCTGACATTCGTATCAAATAATCAGAACTGGAGTGATGTGGTTCCTGAGTTGAGCTGGGACAACAAATTCGTTGGAGCGCAGGCAGTGCTTGCAAAG GAATATTTGGCAGGGAAGAAAGATCTAGCTAGATACAAGACCCATGCTGATGGATTTGTCAATTTCACTGATGCCAGGAAGTGGCACCGTGAAGATCCAAACAGCACCCGGTAccagatccttcttcttcagctagGACAAAAATTAGACTTCACCTGTGCTTTTCTTTGTAGGCTAAATCAGAGGCAG ACTACCAATGCTGTCATGGTGCTCTTTTACTACTCAAATCTTATAGACTCTGCTGGAATTGGCGTAGTCCAGTGCAGCTCCGCTAACTTCTCTGCTGCTCAAATCAGAGCATTTGCTAAATCACAG GTGGATTACACACCGGACAACAGCCCACTGGGCTACTCATACTTGGTGGGGTACGGCACCAAATACCCCCAGCGTATACACCACCGAGGTGCATCCACACCATCCATCAAAGTTCATCCAGCAAAGGTGGAATGCGGCGAAGGCTTTGCGGATTTCTTTAACACCCATGAACCCAACACCAACATTCACACTGGAGCAATTGTGGGCGGCCCCAATTCTCTGCACAATGGATTCAAGAGCAAAGCTAttgttcaagaaaatcaaaagagAAGGATCACCGCATAA
- the LOC105042030 gene encoding uncharacterized protein, whose amino-acid sequence MSMMEPLEGDAPLPLPHVPGFSAPFAPPGSSQNCPSTLSSQQQQQQEPSSLGCGEAPAIDWASLFLPSSIGLQQPTPAGLLQSVERPSEGEGNATKVGGGGGCGKEKVKGGRAKKVSKPRFAFQTRSANDILDDGYRWRKYGQKAVKNSIYPRSYYRCTHHTCNVKKQVQRLSKDTSIVVTTYEGVHNHPCEKLMEALSPLLKQIQFLSRF is encoded by the exons ATGAGTATGATGGAACCTTTGGAAGGAGATGCACCACTACCTTTACCCCACGTCCCTGGCTTCTCAGCCCCATTTGCACCGCCGGGCTCGTCTCAGAACTGCCCTTCCACTCTCTCCAGCCAACAGCAGCAGCAACAAGAGCCTTCTTCACTAGGCTGTGGAGAAGCACCAGCCATTGACTGGGCTTCACTGTTCTTACCGAGCTCGATAGGACTGCAACAGCCAACGCCGGCGGGATTGTTACAGAGCGTGGAGAGGCCAAGCGAAGGCGAAGGTAATGCTACTAAagttggtggtggtggtggttgtGGCAAGGAGAAAGTAAAGGGTGGAAGGGCAAAGAAGGTCAGCAAGCCGAGGTTCGCATTCCAGACTAGGAGTGCTAATGATATACTCGATGATGGTTATCGATGGAGGAAGTATGGCCAGAAGGCGGTGAAGAACAGCATTTATCCCAG AAGCTATTATCGATGCACGCACCACACATGCAATGTGAAAAAGCAAGTTCAACGTCTATCCAAGGATACAAGCATTGTTGTTACTACATACGAGGGAGTGCACAATCATCCGTGCGAGAAACTAATGGAAGCTTTGAGCCCTCTTCTCAAGCAGATTCAATTTCTCTCTCGATTTTAA